A single genomic interval of Rhizobium leguminosarum bv. trifolii WSM1325 harbors:
- a CDS encoding adenylate/guanylate cyclase with TPR repeats (PFAM: adenylyl cyclase class-3/4/guanylyl cyclase; TPR repeat-containing protein; Tetratricopeptide TPR_2 repeat protein~SMART: Tetratricopeptide domain protein~KEGG: ret:RHE_CH03586 adenylate cyclase protein), whose protein sequence is MERRLSAILAADVVGYSRLMGIDESGTLQALNRHRCELVDIRISDYKGRIVKLTGDGILAEFQSVVNAVACAAEIQRSMAARNENVPKDERVEFRIGINLGDVVVENGDIFGDGVNLAARLERIAAPGGIAVSASVRDQVGSRLNLGFEFIGEHILKNIRQPVQVYTVSLAPPSSARLVAQNRNTCFIAVLPFTNMSGDADQDYFSDGITEDIITDLSKISSLHVVPRNTIFTYKGISVKVKRLAQELGVRYVLEGSVRIVGNRVRISGQLIDTANGDHLWAERYDRDMTDIFAIQDEITHAIVGQLKVRLLPEEKKAIATEPTANVEAYTYYLRGRQLSHTWTKSYLQLARRMFCKAVELDPDYARAYAGIADCDAAIRDWAPDDVPLRRILEMSARALALDPDLPEAHASHGLALHQSGYDDRAAAAFERALALDPNLFEANFHYARFFFMHGNFAESVQYFTRAAAIRPDDYVSPIHLMSAYRSLGRVLDTENWARLGLLRAERALNLNPENSGPAHRGALALAHMGDATRARDWAARAIAIDPDDIVAQYNLACVYSVLGDVDQAIDLLEKLLPNSSVYHIKWFDNDSDLDNIRDDPRFRKLLTAAMMQRERIERTGS, encoded by the coding sequence ATGGAACGACGACTGAGCGCTATTCTCGCTGCAGACGTCGTCGGCTACAGCCGGCTGATGGGCATCGATGAATCCGGCACGTTGCAGGCGCTGAACCGCCATCGCTGCGAGCTGGTCGACATTCGTATTTCAGACTACAAGGGCCGGATCGTTAAACTCACCGGCGATGGCATCCTTGCCGAATTCCAGAGCGTGGTGAATGCGGTGGCCTGTGCCGCCGAGATCCAGCGCAGCATGGCCGCCCGTAACGAGAACGTGCCCAAGGACGAGCGCGTCGAATTCCGCATCGGCATCAATCTCGGCGACGTCGTGGTCGAGAACGGCGACATATTCGGAGATGGGGTCAATCTCGCCGCCAGGCTTGAGCGTATCGCAGCGCCGGGCGGCATCGCCGTGTCGGCCTCGGTGCGTGACCAAGTCGGCTCGCGCCTCAATCTTGGCTTCGAATTCATCGGCGAACATATACTGAAGAACATCAGGCAGCCTGTTCAGGTCTATACCGTCAGCTTGGCGCCGCCTTCCTCCGCCAGATTGGTCGCGCAGAATCGCAATACCTGCTTCATCGCGGTGCTGCCCTTCACCAATATGAGCGGCGATGCCGATCAGGATTATTTCTCCGACGGCATTACCGAAGATATCATCACCGATCTTTCCAAGATCTCCAGCCTGCACGTCGTGCCGCGCAATACCATCTTCACCTATAAGGGCATATCGGTGAAGGTGAAGCGGCTCGCCCAGGAGCTTGGCGTGCGCTACGTGCTCGAGGGAAGTGTACGCATCGTCGGCAATCGCGTGCGCATTTCCGGTCAGCTGATCGATACCGCCAATGGCGACCATCTCTGGGCCGAGCGTTACGACCGCGATATGACTGACATCTTTGCCATCCAGGACGAGATCACCCATGCGATCGTCGGCCAGTTGAAGGTGCGCCTGCTACCGGAAGAGAAGAAGGCGATCGCGACTGAGCCGACCGCCAATGTCGAGGCCTATACCTACTATCTCAGGGGCCGCCAGCTCTCCCACACCTGGACCAAATCCTATCTCCAGCTCGCAAGGCGCATGTTCTGCAAGGCGGTCGAGCTCGATCCGGATTATGCCCGCGCCTATGCCGGCATCGCCGATTGCGACGCGGCGATCCGCGACTGGGCACCTGACGACGTGCCGCTGAGGCGCATCCTCGAGATGAGCGCCCGTGCCCTGGCGCTTGATCCCGACCTTCCCGAAGCCCACGCCTCTCATGGTCTCGCTTTGCATCAGAGCGGCTATGACGATAGGGCGGCGGCGGCCTTCGAACGTGCCCTGGCGCTCGACCCGAACCTCTTCGAGGCGAATTTCCATTATGCCCGGTTCTTCTTCATGCACGGCAACTTTGCCGAATCGGTGCAATATTTCACCCGCGCCGCCGCAATCCGTCCGGACGACTACGTCTCGCCGATCCACCTGATGTCGGCCTACCGCTCGCTCGGCCGGGTGTTGGACACGGAAAACTGGGCGCGCCTCGGCCTGCTGCGCGCCGAACGCGCCCTGAACCTCAATCCGGAAAATTCCGGCCCCGCCCATCGCGGCGCGCTGGCGCTTGCCCATATGGGCGATGCGACAAGGGCACGCGACTGGGCGGCGCGTGCGATCGCCATCGATCCCGACGACATCGTCGCGCAGTATAATCTCGCCTGCGTCTATTCCGTTCTCGGCGACGTCGACCAGGCGATCGATCTGCTGGAGAAGCTGCTGCCGAACAGCTCCGTCTACCATATCAAATGGTTCGACAATGATTCCGATCTCGACAACATCCGCGACGATCCCCGCTTCCGGAAGTTGCTCACCGCCGCAATGATGCAGCGCGAACGGATCGAAAGGACCGGAAGCTAA
- a CDS encoding two component transcriptional regulator, winged helix family (PFAM: response regulator receiver; transcriptional regulator domain protein~SMART: response regulator receiver~KEGG: ret:RHE_CH03587 two-component response regulator protein), whose protein sequence is MRILLTEDNIALADGLSAILRGTGHAVDVVHDGASANAVIAAENFDLVILDLNLPEMDGLDVLRAMRARQNQAAVLILTARGTPEERVKGLDLGADDYLIKPFDIAEFEARVRVLLRRQAGLRSATVSFGGISFDLNSRTFSAGATPLDIPARELGLLEILFMRAGKVVAKEAIIQSLTAFDDDISANAIEQYVSRLRKRLSPHGLTVKTARGIGYYLDKLPEAS, encoded by the coding sequence GTGCGCATCCTGCTCACCGAAGACAATATCGCGCTGGCCGACGGCCTGTCGGCGATCTTGCGCGGCACGGGCCATGCCGTTGATGTCGTGCATGATGGTGCGTCTGCCAATGCGGTCATCGCCGCGGAAAATTTCGATCTGGTGATCCTCGACCTCAACCTGCCGGAGATGGACGGTCTCGACGTGCTGCGCGCCATGCGCGCCCGGCAGAATCAGGCCGCCGTTCTCATCCTGACCGCGCGCGGCACGCCGGAAGAGCGGGTGAAGGGGCTCGATCTCGGCGCCGACGATTATCTGATCAAGCCCTTCGACATTGCCGAATTCGAGGCCCGGGTGCGCGTGCTGCTGCGCCGCCAGGCCGGGCTGCGCTCGGCGACGGTCAGCTTCGGCGGCATCTCCTTCGATCTCAATTCCCGCACCTTTTCAGCAGGCGCCACTCCGCTCGATATTCCTGCTCGCGAGCTCGGTCTGCTCGAAATCCTCTTCATGCGGGCCGGCAAGGTCGTCGCCAAGGAAGCGATCATTCAATCGCTGACCGCCTTCGACGACGACATTTCCGCAAACGCCATCGAGCAATATGTCAGCCGCCTGCGTAAGCGCCTGTCGCCGCACGGCCTGACCGTCAAGACCGCGCGCGGCATCGGCTATTATCTCGACAAGCTGCCCGAGGCCTCATGA
- a CDS encoding histidine kinase (PFAM: Two-component sensor kinase domain protein; ATP-binding region ATPase domain protein; histidine kinase HAMP region domain protein; histidine kinase A domain protein~SMART: ATP-binding region ATPase domain protein; histidine kinase A domain protein~KEGG: ret:RHE_CH03588 two-component sensor histidine kinase protein), producing MKAAYSLRRRLLFWLLVSTAVIGTLALADTYREAVQTSNIVSDRVLAGSALAIAERVVVAEDGTLQVDIPYVALEMLTSAAQDRVFYRVDGPPGQFITGYQSLPVLKKTPGDAAAFADDSFRGEPIRIATLERSASTGIRSVPFVVTVAETTIARRQLAQAILVRSALRLAFMIAGAAVIVWISVTVALRPLYKLGDAIGERSPDDLHPIEQTVPSEVEPLVDTVNSFMVRLQSALDALRHFTGNASHQLRTPLAIIRTQLALSARAGSLDEAQAAALKGDQAVAHAERIIAQLLLMAKIDAATAKEALTASAIDLAAIAQEITGEQIPTAAVAGIDLGFEGESPAMVRAEPLLIGEMLRNLAGNAIAYAGKGAEVTVRIIAASETVRLEVEDNGPGIPREKLEAVRRRFSRGNESGAPGAGLGLPIVEEIANLFNAALTLEPGTGGKGLKAAVTFAKAA from the coding sequence ATGAAAGCCGCCTATTCCCTCCGGCGCCGGCTGCTCTTCTGGCTGCTCGTCTCGACAGCCGTCATCGGTACGCTGGCACTTGCCGATACCTATCGCGAGGCGGTCCAGACCTCCAATATCGTCTCCGACCGCGTGCTCGCCGGTTCCGCGCTGGCGATCGCCGAGCGCGTCGTCGTCGCCGAGGACGGCACGCTGCAGGTCGATATCCCCTATGTCGCACTGGAGATGCTGACCTCGGCCGCGCAGGATCGCGTCTTCTACCGCGTCGACGGCCCGCCGGGCCAATTCATCACCGGCTACCAGTCCCTGCCGGTCCTCAAGAAGACGCCGGGCGATGCCGCCGCCTTCGCCGACGATAGCTTCCGCGGCGAGCCGATCCGAATCGCCACACTCGAACGCTCCGCCTCGACAGGCATCCGCTCTGTGCCCTTCGTGGTGACGGTCGCCGAAACCACCATCGCTCGCCGGCAGCTGGCGCAGGCGATCCTCGTCCGCTCCGCACTCCGTCTCGCCTTCATGATCGCGGGCGCTGCCGTCATCGTCTGGATCTCGGTCACGGTGGCTCTGCGCCCGCTCTACAAGCTCGGCGACGCCATCGGCGAACGCAGCCCCGATGACCTGCATCCGATTGAGCAGACCGTGCCGAGCGAGGTCGAACCGCTCGTCGATACGGTGAACTCCTTCATGGTCCGCCTGCAATCGGCGCTCGATGCGCTCCGCCATTTCACCGGCAATGCCAGCCATCAGCTGCGCACCCCGCTGGCGATCATCCGCACTCAGCTCGCCCTTTCCGCCCGTGCCGGCTCGCTCGACGAGGCCCAAGCGGCGGCACTGAAGGGCGACCAGGCGGTGGCACATGCCGAACGCATCATCGCCCAGCTTCTCCTGATGGCCAAGATTGACGCCGCCACCGCCAAGGAGGCGCTCACCGCCTCCGCCATCGATCTCGCCGCCATTGCCCAGGAGATCACCGGCGAACAGATCCCGACGGCCGCTGTTGCCGGCATCGATCTCGGCTTCGAGGGCGAGAGCCCGGCGATGGTCCGCGCCGAGCCGCTGCTGATCGGCGAAATGCTGCGCAATCTTGCCGGCAATGCCATCGCCTATGCCGGTAAGGGAGCTGAGGTCACCGTCCGCATCATCGCCGCGTCAGAGACGGTCCGCCTCGAAGTCGAGGACAATGGCCCCGGTATTCCGCGCGAGAAGCTGGAAGCAGTGCGCCGGCGTTTTTCGCGCGGCAATGAGTCCGGTGCGCCCGGTGCTGGCCTCGGCCTGCCGATCGTCGAAGAAATCGCCAATCTTTTCAATGCCGCGCTGACGCTGGAGCCGGGCACAGGCGGTAAGGGCCTGAAGGCGGCGGTTACCTTTGCCAAGGCAGCGTAA